In one window of Shewanella goraebulensis DNA:
- a CDS encoding OmpP1/FadL family transporter, protein MSLHCLAPLNSLNRAYSLGNCHRRHIILCAIENCSNFITNSGRGSFDHIGLVDSDAGSREAILKEYNWKDSWFLSFGSTYDINENWTVRAGIANDQGVVGEVSSLSIPDSDRIWYSAGFTYNINQNSSLDFGYTLVDGEKVHVLEQSALVGEVSAYTESGANYFSLQYNYNF, encoded by the coding sequence GTGTCGTTGCATTGCCTGGCGCCGTTAAATAGTTTGAATCGAGCATATTCCCTGGGCAATTGTCACCGACGGCACATTATCCTTTGCGCCATCGAGAATTGCAGCAACTTCATTACTAACTCCGGTCGGGGGTCATTCGACCATATCGGTTTAGTTGATAGTGATGCAGGTTCACGTGAAGCGATCTTAAAAGAATACAATTGGAAAGACTCTTGGTTCTTAAGCTTTGGTTCAACTTACGATATCAATGAAAATTGGACAGTAAGAGCAGGTATCGCAAATGACCAAGGTGTTGTGGGCGAAGTTTCATCTTTATCAATTCCTGACTCAGACCGTATCTGGTACTCAGCTGGTTTCACTTACAACATCAACCAAAACTCTAGCCTCGACTTTGGCTACACTTTAGTTGACGGTGAGAAAGTACATGTTCTTGAACAAAGTGCATTAGTTGGTGAAGTTAGTGCATACACTGAGTCAGGCGCTAACTACTTCTCGCTTCAGTACAACTACAACTTCTAA
- a CDS encoding putative signal transducing protein, translating into MEDRKVLLTGGNLLQAHTWKGLLETNGITVELTGEALVGGVGELPAEMQTVDLWVNQNQLEKAQTILESHDMDRPEWQCLHCHEMNDGSFELCWQCSSPQSTPHN; encoded by the coding sequence ATGGAAGATAGAAAAGTATTATTAACCGGTGGAAATTTACTTCAAGCACACACTTGGAAAGGGCTACTGGAAACCAATGGTATTACCGTCGAACTCACAGGTGAAGCACTTGTAGGAGGCGTGGGTGAACTCCCTGCAGAAATGCAAACTGTTGACTTATGGGTAAACCAAAATCAATTAGAAAAAGCTCAAACTATTCTTGAATCCCATGATATGGATCGTCCTGAGTGGCAATGTTTACATTGTCATGAAATGAACGACGGCAGTTTTGAGTTATGTTGGCAATGTAGCTCCCCTCAAAGCACCCCACACAATTAA
- a CDS encoding LysR family transcriptional regulator — translation MDMATRLELFIDIVQHGTFAKVADIHNLDRSVVSKQIKALETQLGIRLLNRSTRALALTDAGAEVLKQAEIVRNALVDTEKLAQSFHCEPKGLLRITSNVSFGHLYLRPAINRFMAKYPDTYIDLMLDDKRTDIIGDKFDIAFRIGPPKDSNLIAKKLASNKLAILASHSFIQQYGKPATIEALIALPAVIYFNGEFHLNKIEISESPSATSSRMVKYNQNGRFRANDVGSLLSAVEAGLGYSVISLTTLEQSIEKNGLVPLLTDYKLANNSGGIYAVYPHRNQTPLVNKFIEMVIDVIGTPPIWEGYINDYESFYQ, via the coding sequence ATGGACATGGCAACGCGTCTGGAACTGTTTATCGATATCGTTCAACACGGCACATTTGCGAAGGTTGCGGATATACACAACCTCGATCGCTCCGTTGTGTCAAAGCAGATAAAGGCACTTGAAACACAGCTGGGTATTAGACTACTCAATCGTTCGACGCGTGCTCTTGCGCTGACCGATGCGGGGGCTGAGGTATTAAAGCAAGCTGAAATTGTACGCAATGCCTTAGTCGATACAGAGAAACTTGCACAATCATTCCACTGTGAGCCTAAGGGATTACTCAGAATCACCAGTAATGTCTCCTTTGGCCATCTCTATCTTCGTCCTGCGATCAATCGGTTTATGGCAAAATACCCTGATACCTATATCGATTTGATGCTTGATGATAAGCGTACCGATATTATTGGCGACAAATTCGATATTGCCTTTCGCATTGGCCCGCCTAAAGACTCCAATTTAATCGCCAAAAAGCTAGCTTCTAATAAGTTAGCTATCTTGGCCTCCCACTCCTTTATTCAACAATATGGTAAACCTGCAACGATTGAAGCCTTGATTGCATTACCGGCGGTGATCTATTTCAATGGCGAGTTTCATTTAAACAAAATAGAGATAAGTGAGTCGCCTTCAGCAACCAGCAGCCGAATGGTTAAATATAATCAAAATGGACGCTTTAGAGCGAATGATGTTGGCTCTTTGCTGAGTGCTGTTGAAGCAGGGCTAGGATATTCGGTTATCTCGTTGACGACACTTGAACAGAGCATTGAAAAAAATGGACTTGTGCCGTTGTTAACTGACTATAAATTAGCAAACAATAGTGGTGGAATATATGCGGTCTACCCACATCGAAATCAAACACCATTGGTTAATAAATTTATCGAAATGGTGATAGACGTTATCGGCACGCCACCCATCTGGGAAGGTTATATCAATGACTATGAGTCATTCTATCAATAG
- a CDS encoding putative quinol monooxygenase, translating into MSNITFEETLEWFKTTDYTGAIGLTVKFPVPAENTEKFAEFLKDYTPYVLEEEGCIDFGFQRDWKNPNEFWLTERWASVQILLSHLGPDSRKGTKYEGGTPLQIMADFGVQPDPVAIYRLSLED; encoded by the coding sequence ATGAGCAATATTACATTTGAAGAAACATTAGAATGGTTCAAAACAACTGATTACACTGGCGCAATTGGTTTAACCGTAAAATTTCCAGTACCGGCAGAAAATACAGAAAAGTTTGCTGAGTTCCTAAAAGACTATACGCCATATGTACTTGAAGAAGAGGGATGTATTGATTTTGGCTTCCAACGAGATTGGAAAAACCCTAATGAATTTTGGCTAACAGAGCGCTGGGCATCTGTACAAATACTACTATCGCACCTTGGTCCTGACTCACGTAAAGGGACTAAATATGAAGGCGGAACCCCGTTACAAATAATGGCTGATTTCGGTGTACAACCGGATCCTGTTGCTATCTACCGCCTTAGCCTTGAAGATTAA
- a CDS encoding CBS domain-containing protein — MKTLSLRAVEKIDLLARPEVAEHINLFSAASAVFTDFKTLKPLVIKLNTAAVDVEHLMKQSHVRLKIVIDEKGHFMGLVSLQMLHSQEMQKHVAQGFPREQLLLSDFMLPKDALKAIDYQELSKARISDVIDTLKHSQHQHCLVVDEQLGVIRGLISANDIVRKLKLPVDVNLNPSFMEIADSIEKVKVAS; from the coding sequence ATGAAGACGCTATCATTACGAGCAGTTGAAAAAATAGATCTACTCGCTCGGCCGGAAGTGGCCGAGCATATTAATTTATTCTCTGCCGCCTCTGCTGTTTTTACTGATTTTAAAACCCTCAAACCTTTAGTCATTAAATTAAACACTGCAGCTGTAGATGTTGAACATTTGATGAAGCAATCCCATGTCAGGCTTAAAATTGTTATTGATGAAAAAGGTCACTTTATGGGATTGGTCAGCTTACAAATGCTGCATAGCCAAGAAATGCAAAAGCATGTTGCACAAGGCTTTCCAAGAGAACAGCTATTATTATCTGATTTTATGTTGCCAAAAGATGCGTTAAAGGCAATTGATTATCAGGAGCTTTCTAAAGCTCGTATTAGCGATGTGATTGATACTTTGAAACACTCCCAGCATCAACATTGTTTAGTTGTCGATGAGCAGCTAGGTGTTATTAGAGGGCTTATTTCTGCTAATGATATTGTCCGTAAGCTCAAGTTACCTGTGGATGTGAACTTAAATCCAAGTTTTATGGAGATTGCAGATAGTATTGAAAAGGTGAAGGTTGCCAGCTAA
- a CDS encoding GNAT family N-acetyltransferase, translating into MLIRKATMVDAKDAFEIRNLAILSQCKGHYSADVLLKWTEGDVPETFIHDFARHGFVTEIANKVVGVGMIDLNTGMVDAMFVRPESFGQGLGRKMLEHLETLAKQASCKKLMLDSSLNAADFYRNCGFEGSKQAIFHSPRGIELACIPMVKML; encoded by the coding sequence ATGCTAATTAGAAAAGCAACGATGGTTGATGCAAAAGATGCATTTGAGATCCGCAATCTCGCAATTTTATCTCAATGTAAAGGGCATTATAGCGCTGACGTCTTGCTTAAATGGACTGAGGGTGATGTACCTGAAACGTTTATTCATGACTTTGCCAGACACGGTTTTGTGACTGAAATAGCGAATAAAGTTGTTGGTGTTGGCATGATAGATCTTAACACTGGAATGGTGGACGCGATGTTTGTTCGTCCTGAGTCCTTTGGTCAAGGTTTAGGTAGAAAAATGCTCGAACATCTAGAAACGTTGGCTAAGCAAGCTAGCTGTAAAAAGCTGATGTTAGATTCATCGTTAAATGCAGCTGACTTTTATCGTAATTGTGGCTTTGAAGGCAGCAAACAGGCTATTTTTCATTCGCCAAGGGGGATTGAATTGGCTTGTATCCCAATGGTGAAAATGCTGTAA
- a CDS encoding efflux RND transporter permease subunit — MTEPTSLGISGKIANAFQSSAITPLLALLALLLGLFATVITPKEEEPQIDVTFADVYIPYVGASPEEVSSQVTLPAEKIISELKGIDTLYSFSMNDGALIIAVFDVGVPRDHAIVNLYNQLQSNQDKFNNAAGIGTPLIKPRGIDDVPIVGLTLWSKDPQVNAEDLTIVATELEKEFKRVKGTREIYSMGRQELAVNVRLDPLKMNHYGVSFSDLKQVLTDNNQISMPGDLVQQNQVIKVQTGQFLQTIDDVSQLIIKVSNTDKQSQASPVYLSDIAQISLKADIATDNVWHVNATGTYPAVTLAIGKQSGENAVEITEQIMTRLAKVDNVLIPDNIEVTVSRNYGETAGNKANTLILKLMFATMAVVLLVLITMGKREALVVGIAIIVTLAMTLFASWAWGFTLNRISLFALIFSIGILVDDAIVVVENIHRHMAMGNKNIKELIPLAVDEVGGPTILATFTVIAALMPMAFVSGLMGPYMSPIPINSSMGMLISLVVAFVVTPWLSLKLLRHSNAKPSNAQHSNSQQISAQLISIEETKSENSDSKLQHLFTRLMSPFLIGEKAGFARLGLAGAILLLIAMAVALPIGQAVILKMLPFDNKSEFQVLVDMPEGTPVEQTQRALKDLSDYLLNVEEVEHLQLYAGTHAPINFNGLVRHYFMRQSQELGDIQVNLVDKSERSRDSHEIATSVRAKLHEIAKPYRANVKIVEVPPGPPVWSPILAEVYAPTTQLREQTANALEQRFKQTEHVVDVDIYLPSNAAHWRLHIDRSKAQLLGLHYSDIVETISTAVNGLDVSYLHNKDYQLPVPIRLQATEESKLNLQQILALRLTNAAGRSISLTEVVTIEHGNINTPIIHKNMVPMIMVVADMAGPTDSPLYGMFSMFSGVEDDNDSGVNPHPIKQHLIHQPDGLDEVAILWDGEWKITYETFRDMGIAYAIGMIAIYLLVVGHFKSYLVPLVIMAPIPLTIIGVMPGHALLGAHFTAPSMIGMIALAGIIVRNSILLVDFIKLETAKGMPLEQAVIQSGAVRAKPIMLTAFAAMIGALFIIDDPIFNGLAISLIFGIFISSILTLIVIPILYFSVMKNRQST, encoded by the coding sequence ATGACTGAACCTACATCTCTTGGTATTTCAGGTAAAATAGCTAACGCCTTTCAATCGAGTGCAATTACCCCATTATTAGCATTATTGGCGTTATTACTGGGCCTTTTTGCCACTGTGATTACACCAAAAGAAGAAGAACCACAAATAGATGTCACCTTTGCTGATGTTTATATTCCTTATGTTGGTGCTTCTCCTGAAGAAGTGTCTAGCCAAGTCACCTTACCCGCCGAAAAAATCATTTCTGAACTTAAAGGAATTGATACTTTATATTCATTTTCGATGAATGACGGCGCATTAATTATCGCAGTATTTGATGTGGGTGTTCCTCGAGATCACGCGATCGTTAATTTGTATAATCAGCTGCAATCTAACCAAGATAAATTTAATAATGCTGCAGGTATTGGCACGCCTTTAATCAAGCCTCGCGGCATTGATGACGTGCCCATTGTAGGTTTAACCTTATGGTCAAAAGATCCTCAGGTGAATGCAGAAGATCTCACCATTGTCGCCACTGAACTCGAAAAGGAGTTTAAGCGCGTTAAAGGTACCCGTGAAATCTACTCAATGGGCAGACAAGAGCTTGCTGTTAACGTCAGACTAGACCCGTTAAAAATGAATCATTATGGGGTAAGTTTTTCAGACTTAAAGCAAGTCCTCACCGATAATAACCAGATATCTATGCCCGGTGATTTGGTGCAACAAAACCAAGTTATCAAAGTTCAAACTGGTCAATTCTTGCAAACCATTGATGATGTGAGTCAGTTGATAATTAAAGTCAGTAACACTGATAAACAGTCTCAAGCTAGCCCGGTGTATTTATCCGATATTGCTCAAATCAGCTTAAAAGCCGATATCGCCACTGACAATGTTTGGCATGTTAACGCAACGGGGACTTATCCAGCTGTAACGCTCGCTATCGGAAAACAAAGTGGCGAAAATGCCGTTGAGATCACCGAACAGATCATGACTCGTTTAGCTAAAGTCGATAACGTGCTGATCCCAGATAATATCGAAGTTACAGTTTCCAGAAACTACGGTGAAACAGCGGGAAATAAAGCAAACACCCTAATATTGAAATTAATGTTTGCCACTATGGCTGTCGTGCTATTGGTATTAATCACCATGGGGAAACGAGAAGCCTTAGTAGTAGGCATAGCCATAATTGTCACACTGGCAATGACCTTATTTGCTTCTTGGGCATGGGGATTCACCCTCAATCGAATCTCGCTATTTGCACTCATATTTTCCATCGGAATATTAGTTGATGATGCCATTGTGGTGGTTGAAAATATTCATCGCCATATGGCTATGGGCAACAAAAACATCAAAGAGCTGATCCCATTAGCAGTTGACGAGGTTGGCGGTCCAACGATTCTAGCCACGTTTACCGTAATTGCAGCTCTTATGCCGATGGCATTCGTTTCTGGCCTTATGGGGCCTTATATGAGCCCTATTCCTATTAATTCTAGTATGGGAATGCTTATTTCTTTGGTTGTGGCATTTGTTGTCACTCCTTGGCTGAGTTTGAAACTGCTTAGACACAGCAATGCAAAGCCCAGCAATGCTCAGCACAGCAACTCTCAACAAATTAGCGCTCAGCTAATTAGCATTGAAGAAACTAAATCAGAAAATAGTGATAGCAAATTACAGCATTTATTCACCCGACTAATGAGCCCTTTTCTCATCGGTGAAAAAGCAGGGTTCGCTCGCTTAGGCTTAGCGGGCGCAATCTTATTATTAATCGCTATGGCAGTTGCCTTGCCTATTGGACAAGCTGTTATTTTGAAAATGCTGCCATTTGATAATAAATCTGAGTTTCAAGTGTTAGTCGATATGCCTGAAGGTACTCCTGTGGAGCAAACCCAACGTGCCCTTAAAGACTTGAGTGACTACTTACTTAATGTTGAAGAAGTTGAGCACCTGCAACTTTATGCTGGCACTCATGCCCCAATCAACTTTAATGGCCTAGTAAGGCATTACTTTATGCGACAAAGCCAAGAGTTAGGTGACATACAAGTTAACTTGGTGGATAAGTCTGAGCGAAGTCGTGATAGCCACGAAATCGCCACCTCAGTTCGCGCTAAACTGCACGAAATTGCCAAGCCTTACCGAGCAAATGTCAAAATCGTCGAAGTCCCACCAGGGCCTCCGGTATGGTCTCCGATATTGGCAGAGGTTTATGCTCCAACGACACAACTGCGTGAGCAAACCGCAAATGCGCTAGAGCAGCGGTTTAAACAAACTGAACACGTGGTTGATGTTGATATTTACCTACCGAGTAACGCTGCTCATTGGCGTTTACATATCGATAGAAGTAAAGCTCAGCTATTAGGACTGCATTACTCGGATATAGTCGAAACGATCTCAACTGCGGTAAATGGCCTTGATGTAAGCTATTTACACAATAAAGATTATCAATTACCCGTGCCAATCCGCCTACAAGCGACTGAAGAATCAAAGCTTAACTTACAACAAATACTCGCATTAAGATTAACCAATGCTGCAGGGAGGAGTATTAGTTTAACTGAAGTAGTCACAATAGAGCACGGCAATATCAATACACCGATTATCCATAAGAATATGGTTCCGATGATCATGGTTGTCGCTGATATGGCGGGGCCAACTGACAGCCCACTTTATGGCATGTTCAGCATGTTCTCGGGCGTTGAAGATGATAACGACTCTGGCGTTAACCCTCACCCAATTAAACAGCATTTGATTCATCAACCTGACGGTTTAGATGAAGTCGCGATTTTATGGGATGGTGAATGGAAAATTACCTATGAAACCTTTAGAGATATGGGAATTGCCTATGCCATCGGGATGATAGCGATTTACTTATTAGTCGTTGGTCATTTCAAGTCTTACCTAGTGCCTCTAGTGATTATGGCGCCTATCCCATTAACCATAATTGGCGTTATGCCTGGACATGCTCTACTGGGAGCTCATTTTACCGCACCTTCAATGATAGGCATGATCGCGTTAGCCGGCATTATTGTTCGTAACTCAATCCTATTAGTGGACTTTATTAAGCTAGAGACCGCCAAAGGTATGCCGCTTGAGCAAGCGGTTATTCAATCTGGTGCTGTACGTGCTAAACCCATCATGTTAACGGCATTTGCAGCGATGATTGGTGCGCTATTTATCATTGATGACCCCATTTTTAATGGCTTAGCAATCAGTTTAATCTTCGGTATTTTTATATCGAGCATTCTCACTCTGATTGTGATCCCCATTTTGTATTTTAGTGTTATGAAAAATCGACAATCCACTTAA
- a CDS encoding globin family protein, translating into MMPFAISRLHTEFGIIKAQGSWHSQFVANTQFITLEQLSTDGWVELDVAHPANSQFIAVISPLVHQHLLSQHN; encoded by the coding sequence ATGATGCCTTTTGCTATAAGTCGATTACATACTGAGTTTGGCATTATTAAAGCCCAAGGTTCATGGCATTCTCAATTTGTTGCTAATACCCAATTTATCACCTTAGAACAACTTTCAACTGACGGCTGGGTAGAACTCGATGTAGCTCACCCTGCCAATAGCCAGTTTATTGCGGTTATTTCCCCTTTAGTTCATCAGCACTTATTATCTCAACACAACTAA
- a CDS encoding YaeQ family protein, translating to MAPKATVFKAALQIADMDRHYYADHQLTIAQHPSETDSRMMVRILAFIMNASDSLQFSKGLCVDDEPELWEKSLSDEINLWIEFGQADEKWLRKACGRSKQVQLITYAGRSVPIWWQQNEQALQRYKNLSVFNIDEDSVKAMEVFVARSMKIQVSISDGEIWLSDDTNSLMIQPERLK from the coding sequence ATGGCGCCTAAAGCTACGGTCTTTAAAGCAGCACTTCAAATTGCTGATATGGATAGACATTACTATGCAGATCATCAATTAACGATTGCTCAGCATCCTTCAGAAACTGACAGTCGCATGATGGTGCGAATTCTTGCTTTTATCATGAATGCTTCAGACTCTTTGCAATTCAGCAAAGGCCTTTGCGTAGATGACGAACCTGAGCTGTGGGAAAAAAGTTTATCTGATGAAATCAATCTTTGGATTGAATTCGGTCAAGCCGATGAAAAATGGCTTCGCAAAGCCTGTGGGCGTTCTAAGCAAGTTCAATTAATTACTTATGCTGGTCGCAGTGTGCCGATTTGGTGGCAACAAAATGAGCAAGCTTTACAGCGATACAAAAACTTATCAGTGTTCAATATTGATGAAGACAGTGTTAAAGCAATGGAAGTATTTGTCGCTCGCAGTATGAAAATTCAAGTGAGTATCAGCGATGGAGAAATTTGGTTGTCTGATGACACTAATAGCTTAATGATCCAGCCAGAGCGTTTAAAGTAA
- a CDS encoding efflux RND transporter periplasmic adaptor subunit, producing MWLNRASLFTFASITLMSCYSPSVNAVDSNKEASKETSNLASADKLFTVTPEKRITYLQFDGQIEATKAATVSAQTAGRILKLNYDVNDIVPAGSALLEITSKEQGAGLAAAEAELAQAQARNIESQAQFKRYQELFPKGAISKGAMDEATANSASSLQAVTAANAKLVQARETLNYTTVSAPFSGRVTERFVEQGETVTVGQALYAGYSTENMRAIFQLPQRYRQLVNENTTISVELASGLRINSNQINPYVFLQNASQSYQVRINLPRTDLAVSPGEWVKVFIADTTVKQIVIHSQAIFQRGDYTAVFRQHNNKLVQTQVRLRKIDNEQYVVEAGLMAGDKIISDATSHLLNTANSGE from the coding sequence ATGTGGCTAAATCGAGCTTCTCTTTTTACTTTTGCCTCAATTACGCTAATGAGTTGTTACTCGCCTTCGGTTAACGCAGTGGACTCAAACAAAGAAGCTAGTAAAGAGACTAGTAACCTTGCTTCAGCTGACAAACTGTTCACCGTTACTCCTGAAAAACGCATTACTTACCTACAGTTTGATGGTCAAATAGAGGCAACAAAAGCAGCCACAGTATCGGCGCAAACAGCGGGAAGAATTCTAAAGCTTAACTATGACGTAAACGACATTGTGCCAGCAGGCTCGGCTTTGTTGGAAATTACCAGTAAAGAACAAGGTGCAGGTCTAGCTGCTGCGGAGGCTGAATTAGCTCAAGCTCAAGCGAGAAATATTGAATCCCAAGCCCAGTTTAAACGCTATCAAGAATTGTTCCCCAAAGGGGCTATTTCTAAAGGGGCAATGGATGAAGCAACAGCCAACTCAGCCTCAAGCTTACAAGCTGTTACTGCAGCCAATGCCAAACTAGTACAAGCAAGAGAAACATTAAACTACACCACAGTTAGTGCGCCTTTTAGTGGTCGAGTTACAGAGCGCTTTGTTGAACAAGGTGAAACCGTCACTGTTGGTCAAGCCCTCTACGCAGGTTACTCAACCGAAAACATGCGCGCTATATTCCAACTTCCCCAGCGCTATCGTCAGTTAGTTAATGAAAATACCACTATTTCAGTAGAGTTAGCATCAGGATTACGTATAAATTCGAACCAAATTAATCCTTATGTTTTCCTACAAAATGCGAGTCAAAGTTACCAAGTTCGGATTAACTTACCCCGAACAGATCTGGCTGTTTCACCAGGAGAATGGGTCAAGGTGTTCATTGCTGATACAACCGTTAAGCAAATAGTCATTCACAGCCAAGCTATTTTTCAGCGGGGAGATTACACCGCTGTATTTCGTCAACACAATAACAAACTGGTGCAAACTCAGGTGAGGTTACGCAAAATAGATAATGAGCAATATGTTGTTGAAGCTGGCCTGATGGCAGGCGATAAAATAATCAGCGACGCAACAAGTCACCTGTTAAACACTGCAAATTCAGGCGAATAA
- a CDS encoding YgaP family membrane protein, translating to MSLERIIMAFAGFMVLLSLALTMLVNHNFVWLTVFVGANLLQSAFTGFCPAAMVFKKLGAKPAAELANLQKE from the coding sequence ATGTCTTTAGAACGAATCATTATGGCTTTCGCAGGGTTTATGGTGTTACTGTCATTGGCATTAACCATGTTGGTGAACCATAATTTTGTCTGGCTAACTGTTTTTGTTGGCGCTAATCTATTACAAAGTGCTTTTACAGGTTTCTGCCCTGCTGCGATGGTATTTAAAAAGCTAGGAGCAAAACCTGCAGCCGAATTAGCCAATTTACAAAAAGAATGA
- a CDS encoding DUF3224 domain-containing protein translates to MNLQISGIFQITSWEETTDIQHPDGAKQTSASITQMYSGDLEGVSQPKYIMCYTADGVAVFCGYENVEVSVNGKSGSFVLQHDGKFENGVASSRFMIVPNSGQGELVDIQGHGTFTSGEKGQAKYQLEINQL, encoded by the coding sequence ATGAACCTTCAAATATCAGGCATTTTTCAAATCACCAGCTGGGAAGAAACCACCGATATCCAGCACCCTGATGGCGCGAAACAGACCTCTGCCAGTATTACACAAATGTATTCAGGCGATCTAGAAGGCGTAAGTCAGCCCAAATACATTATGTGTTATACCGCCGACGGAGTTGCGGTATTTTGCGGTTATGAGAACGTAGAAGTCAGTGTAAATGGTAAATCTGGCAGCTTTGTATTACAACATGATGGGAAGTTCGAAAATGGTGTGGCTAGCAGCCGTTTCATGATCGTGCCCAATTCAGGTCAAGGAGAGTTAGTTGATATTCAAGGTCATGGCACATTTACCTCTGGTGAAAAAGGCCAAGCCAAGTACCAATTAGAAATAAACCAATTATGA
- a CDS encoding rhodanese-like domain-containing protein translates to MLAVAANAQEMSPSVAWDKINAGALVLDVRTEQEFAAGHLEGAVNIPFELVLTHLTKQGLSKDTDIVLYCRSGRRSGIANADLVKAGFTQTYNGGGLEMLQAHLKQSAN, encoded by the coding sequence ATGCTTGCGGTGGCAGCTAATGCTCAAGAGATGAGTCCAAGTGTTGCATGGGATAAAATTAATGCTGGTGCATTAGTGCTTGATGTCCGCACCGAACAAGAGTTCGCGGCAGGCCATTTGGAAGGAGCTGTCAATATCCCTTTCGAATTGGTGTTAACGCACTTAACTAAGCAAGGATTATCGAAAGACACTGACATCGTACTGTATTGCCGTAGTGGCAGACGCAGTGGCATTGCCAATGCTGACTTAGTTAAAGCTGGCTTTACACAAACCTATAATGGCGGCGGGCTTGAAATGTTACAGGCTCATTTAAAGCAAAGCGCTAACTAA
- a CDS encoding precorrin-2 dehydrogenase/sirohydrochlorin ferrochelatase family protein: MQYFPLFVDTKNLNVLIVGAGEVATRKLDLLSRTEAEIDVIAPDIADEIRVYEKKGRIKLYRREVESEDIADYDVIYMATANEQLNMDYAVIASQKGIWVNVVDNPSFCRFITPSIVDRGRLVVAISTAGAAPVFARTIRSRLETLLPQSLSPLFDFVASKRIEVQQKIISGKERRLFWERFFNLNSDRFDGVTETHYQDAFGSYGTEGEILLFNENDNAAMLPIAAMPLLQKIDTFYSDNAESHLMEIDNKSVTDINELVRRDASREPVPSLSTISTKYQHGDRMLLVVNQEKLNKLKAHFPMAKHLQPGAL; this comes from the coding sequence ATGCAATACTTTCCATTGTTTGTGGACACAAAAAATCTAAATGTATTAATTGTTGGTGCGGGTGAGGTGGCAACCAGAAAGTTAGATTTATTGTCTCGTACAGAAGCCGAAATAGACGTTATCGCTCCAGATATCGCAGATGAGATTCGCGTTTATGAAAAAAAAGGCCGAATCAAATTATATCGCCGAGAAGTAGAGTCTGAAGATATTGCTGATTATGATGTGATTTACATGGCCACAGCTAATGAACAGCTCAATATGGATTATGCTGTCATCGCCAGCCAAAAAGGCATTTGGGTTAACGTTGTAGATAACCCAAGCTTTTGCCGCTTCATCACCCCATCAATTGTAGATAGAGGCAGATTAGTGGTGGCAATAAGCACAGCAGGCGCAGCACCTGTATTTGCTCGTACGATTCGCTCACGCCTCGAAACGTTGCTGCCGCAATCCTTAAGTCCCTTATTTGATTTCGTCGCTTCTAAGCGCATAGAAGTGCAACAAAAAATCATCTCAGGTAAAGAACGTCGATTATTCTGGGAACGTTTTTTCAATTTAAACAGTGATCGTTTTGATGGTGTGACTGAAACCCATTATCAAGATGCTTTTGGCAGTTATGGCACAGAGGGTGAAATTTTACTCTTCAATGAAAATGATAATGCCGCAATGTTGCCGATTGCTGCGATGCCTTTGCTGCAAAAGATTGATACTTTTTATTCCGACAATGCAGAAAGTCATCTTATGGAAATAGATAATAAATCTGTTACCGATATTAATGAGCTTGTTAGGCGTGATGCTAGCCGTGAGCCTGTACCGTCGCTGAGCACCATTTCAACTAAATACCAGCACGGCGATAGAATGTTGTTGGTGGTAAACCAAGAGAAGCTCAATAAACTTAAAGCACATTTCCCTATGGCTAAACATCTACAACCTGGCGCTTTATAA